CCAAGTTTTGAGTTTCGTTATCAATGGTGTCAACGTCAATGGTTAGCGCAGACTTCCGTTTAGTTTAACAAGTCTATTAACTAATTTGATTAGACTAAAACGttataatttgacaatacttAAAAGTTTTGTAAAACGCCGTATCTAATATCAATAACTTTGCTAAATCTAAAAATTCAATAATGAAAGAGCTAATGCTTTTTcttccaaatataaaataacgtCTGAATCCGATACATGAACAGTTACAGTTGAGACTTGACTTGAAAGCATTAACAGTTATAGCTCTTTTCCTGAATTAATCCTATAGTATTAGTTTAGGACCATAAGCGGAttctttaatgaattttttACAATGTAACTCAAGAACAAACTATTAGTAGTACACAAAGAAGTGGATGATGCATCATTAATGTTATGCATGTGTAGATGTGCAGAGAGTAATCAAGAAGAATAGAAAATCCAAAACTGAAAATGGGCATATCTGGTTCCATCCATTTAGGGAATAGTTCTCTATAAATAGTACTATCTTTATAGATCCGTTGTCTCTGGCACTCATTTTGGTGTAGATTGTGTTTTTACAACTCCATTTGGATCCGAGTATGATCTTCACATGAATATGGTATACAAAAGTTAATTTGTTAGAAAAGTTATTTTCAACTTTACAATATAGGATTCACTCaaaaaaattttacaatataGAATCATAGTAGCATAACCTCATGTACTACTGTTAACGACACAGCCAACCACATTGTAGATGCAATGTATATATACcaacaaaatcattaattattgtcGACAGCAAAATCAACCCCAAATGATACTCCTCACGTTTGGCGAACTTTAAAAAATtgcaataaaattaaattaacaaaatattcatTGGGTTGCGTTTTGGCCCTTCATGTGGGGAATGagactcttttctttttgtcatcttCGGCTACTGTAGTGTCCCGATCGCTGTTCCATGTGTGATGTGTCTTTCCACGTTTCTACGCTTTACTCTTGGCAGGTAATTTTACCTTTGTCCGATGGCTAAGCTAGTTTGCTATTTAAAATGTTGtatacatatttaattttataaacaaaattgtaccttaatacaaaaatattcaGAGGAGATTATTCAAACTCGTGATCTTGAATATTCTCATTATTTGGGTGACCAAGACCAACCATTATCCTAGTTATTCATGTAAGACCATCGCAAATAATACTATTGTTAAAGACAAAACGCATCTTCCTTTTGTTTAATAGTAAGATTTCAAAACACATTGGTATATTACTTTTGACCGATGGCTGTGTATATTattggtatatatattatattattttgctGGGAAAAGCAACTCTAAGTGTAAAACTAATTACTAAAACTACGTGCAGTTAACTATATAATCATATCTATAACTATAGAAAATTGACACTGTTTACAACTGTTAAAGGTCACTAGTTTACCATGTTCATCGATTTATGTTTTCGTCTCTTCCAAAGTTGTTACATATTCTCGAAATTCTTGTCATAACCCAACTAATGAGTACTGTTTTATAGATTCAAAAATCACGACCAGAACTAATGAATAGGCACGTAATAAGACTGAATCAAAGAGCTATCTTGGTCAAACTTGATTTAAGTGATTTAacgaattttatgttttttggaAACGTAGCGTTAAAATGAACATCAGTGggcatttggtctagtggtatgattctcgcttagggtgcgagaggtcccgagttcaattctcggaatgcccccttttttatatttaattgtatGTAGCTTCCACTTGCCGTCTCAATAGAAGTGTGTACGGTTCCTGCATAAGTGTGAATTATGCATGTTACTTTCTCCggctttcttttcttcataaagACGCTTTGCATTTGATACATTCCATCTTAATTTACTTGGCAAGTGACTGAAATTCTGTATACTGTAACCTTATGAAGATAATGATTATAACTTCTTTACTTATGCAGAGAAAATAAGCTTTCTACTCCGTTGGAAGCCAGCAAAGATTAAAAATGAATATCAATTTCAAGTCGAAGAGATATCCATAACTGGTTTGCAATTTTACTGCAAAGGAACTAGTGCAAGATCTTTCCTCTTCAAATACTTGCCATGTTTTTGTTTACTTGACCAACCTTACTTTCGGAAAACTTTGAAGGTCAAATATTTAGTTGTGGAGAGTTCAATTCTTACATTCTCAGACAGTTTCTAAATAGTATTTCCAATTGTTTAGGCATTGCATTCTGAAGTGAGGAGTTTAGAGATGATTTTACAGCGGATTCAGGAATCTGTCACAGTTATGACCAAAGAGGTGAgagataaattctaaattaccTTTTCTGACCTTCCATCCTTGGATTTGGATAACATAGTCTAGTGAACTTCAAATTCAAATGAATAAATTGTAGCTTCAAAGTCTGCTTTCATCATATCTTGATATGATAGGACAGAAGGGTGTTCAACTCAATACTGACAACCACTTTGACACCAAGGCAAGTGAAGCCGCTTTGCTCTTTGTTTTTCctgcaaaataataatatagcaTCCCAGGTTCTACGCCATTATAGAATCAACTTCCTCACAATATGAGTAATCAGCTAGTTGTACTATGCATTTTCATCAAGATCTTTGAAGTAGCACTCATGTTCTGatgaatatatatcataataacATAGGTTATTCATTTTCTCAGCGACGAagtaattcaaattttttaaccGTTAGTGAATATAGTCATCAGGGTTTTGCTGGACAAGTGCAAAGAGTTGATGAAACAGCCTGATTCAGAAAGCTCAACGAATCGTGTGTAGCAAGTAAGGTGTCAAAGACAACAAACAAAACGTTTGTCAAACTGCTATTTTGTTATTACACTTATTAGTTATTCGCAGCTTGCTAAATGAAATGTTTCTTCAATTTTTGGTCACGGAGAGAGAATCCTTCCCACTAGCCCAATAGCCACTAGGCACACGTCTCTAAAGACATTTAAGTCTTTATTAATTATACATAGAGACAGATAAACAGGTGGGAAGCGTATGCACAGATCTGAGATCTCAATGGACTTGAAGTCTTTGTTTAGACATTGACATACAACATAAGGAACATAGAGATCTTTGCATAGATCTCATTTCTCAATGGAGTCAGAAAAAAAAGTTCACGTCGTTTTGTTCCCATACATGTCCAAAGGGCACATGATACCTATGCTCCAACTAGCCCGTCTCCTCCTCTCCCACTCTTTCACCAAAGGCATCTCCGTCACCGTCTTCACCACTCCCTTAAACCGTCCTTTCGTCTCCGACTCACTCTCCGACACCAAAGCCACCATCATCACCCTCCCTTTCCCCAAGAACGTCCCGGAGATCCCACCCGGCGTGGAGTGCACCGACAAACTTCCGTCCATATCCTCCCTCTACGTCCCTTTCACGAGAGCCACCAAGTCAATGCAGCCCGACTTCGAGCGGGAGCTCACGTCACTGCCACGCGTCAGTTTCATGGTCTCTGACGGTTTCTTGTGGTGGACGCTAGAGTCGGCTTTAAAGCTAGGGTTTCCTCGGCTTGTTTTCTTGGGCATGAACTGCATGTCCCCTTCTATATTGGACAGTGTTTTTAAAAACAAGCTTTTATCTAATGTTAAGTCCGAGACGGAGGCTGTTGCTGTACCGGAGTTTCCGTGGATTAAGGTTAGAAAATGTGATTTTGTTGAAGATATGTTTGATACAAAACCCACCACGGATCCTGGATTCGAGCTTATACTAGATCAATGCGCATCTATGAGTCAGAGTGAAGGTATCATATTCAACACATTCGATGATCTTGAGCCGGTGTTTATAGATTTCTATAAGCGTACACGCGAGCTCAAGCCATGGGCACTTGGACCGCTTTGTCTTGGAAAAAACTCGTAAGCTAATTAATTATGATTTTGTGTAAATAAGTCTTTAGAGAAATATTCTTCAATCTcactaaatcattttttttgttcaaaaatagcataacaaaaaaaaatcttcaaaattaCCATTTATCAAAAAgggtaaaaaataatatattttttagtgaGTAGAGTTCAAACTTaaaagtttagtatttaggtttgaacaaattttttttttagtatttagagaTATAAAAGGGTTTATGATgtaaagaaaaatgttttttttaaatgctatttttgtgataaaactAAAAAGTGTTATTTATGAGATTTGCTCATAAGTCTAGTACTAATCAATAAGAAAATGCAGAAAATATGATTATGAATGCGTACCTTGTTGTTTCTTTCAGCTTGGAGGATGAGGGAGAAGAGAAGGTCAAATCTGTTTGGATGAAATGGCTTGATGAAAAGCGAGACAAGGGATGCTACGTTCTCTACGTGGCTTTTGGGTCACAATCCGAGATCTCTAGAGAACAAGTAGAGGAGATTGCGCTAGGGTTGGAAGAATCAAAGGTGAACTTTCTTTGGGTGGTGAAAGGAAGTGAAATAGGGAAAGGGTTTGAAGAGAGAGTGGGAGAGAGAGGAATGGTGGTGAAAGATGAATGGGTTGATCAAAGGAAGATACTAGAGCACGAGAGTGTAAGAGGGTTCTTGAGCCACTGTGGGTGGAACTCTCTGATGGAGAGCATTTGCGCCGAGGTTCCAATCTTGGCGTTTCCTGTAGCAGCCGAGCAACCTTTGAATGCGATGTTGGTGGTGGAAGAGCTGAGAGTGGCGGAGAGAGTGGTGGCGGCGAGTGATGGAGTTGCGAGGAGAGGAGAGGTTGCAGAGAAAGTGAAGGAGTTGATGGAGGGAGAGAAAGGGAAAGAGCTGAGGAGGAATGTTGAAGTATATGGCAAGAAGGCGAAGAAGGCTTTGGAGGAAGATGTTGGCTCTTCTTGGAAGAATTTGAAAAACctaatcaatgagttttgtaaCAATATTGGAACATGATTCATTTTATAAGagatttttaactaaaattttataatagaatgGAACCATTGTCTGAATCATGAATAAGTGGAGCATGATCAATGATTCATGAAGTTGTCAACCCTATTTCAAATCTTTCCATTCAATGTTTATAGCTAGGAGCTCCTGAAATAACCTGAAAACATTATGAAATTGTTTTGAGTCTGTAAAAATATTCCATGTAGTTGAAAAAGTAAAATGTCACAGGTTTTAAGTACAGTTTTACATGTTAATGTTGATTAAGAACTTCTAAATGTTTTTAGTAAcctttaaatgtttttaggaGGTATACTTGAATTCAAATTGGTATATTGCGTGTAGCTGAAAAAGGAGAAATTGTTAGAAATATCACAAGTCAAGTAccatttttcaaaatatcaccaatcaaaaaatataataacatttagGTTTAGGctttagtgattattgtttaaAGTTTAGTGTTAAGGTTTGAGATtagtttataaatgttttataaatatctaaaaaaattaGCTTAGTGTTATTGTATCACAAATTTAGAGTATTTGtgtaaaataattattcattaatggtaaatttgaaaaatagtatCAAACTTGTGttataaatgaaaaatttccCGCGAAAAAGTTAGACTTAATTGTCACACTAAAACAtcattatacaaaaaaatacaaacaaaaattgcATGTACAAAATATAAGCTTTGAATGGTGACCATCGTCCCATCCCGCcccgcagttaacagtaacaaaaatctctacatatactatatatctatatattttgtaactgTCAGAACTACATCGCAGTTGAACCACTTGTCCCGCACTGTTCAAACCGCAGTCACACCATTCGAAACCATAAACAAGATTATACTAAATTgttgtataaaataaaataaaaatttaatatatatatatatatataaataaataaataaataatttcatttatcgTATATTGCCCCCTAATTAGAGTCGGAAGCAGGTAGAGTTTCTTTGGTTGACGCCGGTGATTCTTCATTCCGGCTTCGTTGTGTAACAAAGTCACCGGATACTTTCCGGTTGTAGTCTCCCGATGATTCGGGCTTTGTCTCTGGGGAGAGGTGGTTCACATAACACTTTCTCCGCCGGCTTTAGTCTCCGGGAAGAGGTGATCCTCTTACACCGTCTTCGCCGGCTTATCACCGGTTTGATACCGGTTATAGTGGATCTACGATTCCGTTCTTCCTCTGTCCTTCCGCCTCTTGAtctgtttctcttttttttttttttttggaagattCGAGTTCTAGATTCAATCGTAGGCAGTTGAATTCCCTTCTTCGAATCGTAGATCTGTCAGAGATGTTTCGTCGTTTTGAGATTCAGAGCTGTTCTGTTTGAGCGGCTTCTTCTCTAGGTTGGCTTCGCTGAAGGCGGAGCTCCGGCGTGCATGCGCTCTGACTCCGGAGGAAGCTCGTGCCTTCCATTTGTGACGCGTGTTCATTGGGCGCCGGGCGTCCGGACACGTGGTGGTGGAGCTGGCATCTTTCTCGACGGTTTCTCTTTTGGGCTTCGAGGCCCATAAGTTATGCGGTTTGGTGGCCTGTTGTTTGGCCTTTTAtggtttttatgtttgtgttgtATGTTGGGCTTCGTCCCTTTTTGGGCCCAGTCccttaataaaatttagaagacttaaaaaaaaGAGTCGGAAGCAGGTAGAAAGAAGTCTCGCGCTTTCGATTCCGAGACGAGATTGCTCCTTTACTTCGTCGCGTTTCAGATTAACCTCCTCGTCGTCGTTTCCAGGTTCGATTCCCCCCCCCACCCATCTTAACATTTTCTGCTCCACGTTTGATTCGACGCCGCCGAACTTATTcgtttccctctctctctctcccttatCGGCGATTCCACTCCCGCAACCCTAATTTCTTCCCACGCAGGGCAAAGTTCGTCAATCAAAGCTCCCTCTCCTAGCCTCTCGTTTGATATCGTTGAGGTATATTCGATTGATCGAAGTCTCTGTGACCTCGTTGTTTCGTGAAGCTTTACATTTCGATTACTtccaagtttgatttgattgcTGGCTTTCTCGTTGTATTCTGGATTTCGTTTTGGCATAGTCAGTTTCTGAGTTGTTAGAGGTTCGTCATCTCTCAATCATAGCAGCttattagtatttttaattGTTCCCCAGCTGATTGGTGTGTAATGTGTAGCTTGATCCTTAGGGGTCTTTGTGTACTCTCTGTGATATCTTCGTTAACCTAACGTAATCTGTTGGCTTCGTATCATGGTCATGGGATGTTGTCATCTACAATCATTATGGATGCTAttttaaacttgattttgaGGATTTGGTGTTTGCTTATGTGCTTTAGTTATACTGTTCTCGTTTCCTAATAGTTTTTTCTTTACCAGCTACGAGATAGTATAATCTTCTTTTGGCTGGGCCCTGCGTTGTGAAGCTACAGAGGAAGATGTTTGGATCATCTAATCGTAAGTCATATGTTCTTATACCTTACTTGTTGGTTTCTCTAGCCTTTTTTTATATCtcgttatgattttttttttttttaattttaatgctatttatttttgttgttgttattgtagCTTTTGGACAGTCATCTGGTACTGGTAGCAGCCCGTTTGGGACCCAATCGTTGTTTGGTCAGACCAGCAACACAAGCAGTAATAATCCCTT
The sequence above is drawn from the Brassica napus cultivar Da-Ae chromosome A8, Da-Ae, whole genome shotgun sequence genome and encodes:
- the LOC106360304 gene encoding UDP-glycosyltransferase 90A2, encoding MESEKKVHVVLFPYMSKGHMIPMLQLARLLLSHSFTKGISVTVFTTPLNRPFVSDSLSDTKATIITLPFPKNVPEIPPGVECTDKLPSISSLYVPFTRATKSMQPDFERELTSLPRVSFMVSDGFLWWTLESALKLGFPRLVFLGMNCMSPSILDSVFKNKLLSNVKSETEAVAVPEFPWIKVRKCDFVEDMFDTKPTTDPGFELILDQCASMSQSEGIIFNTFDDLEPVFIDFYKRTRELKPWALGPLCLGKNSLEDEGEEKVKSVWMKWLDEKRDKGCYVLYVAFGSQSEISREQVEEIALGLEESKVNFLWVVKGSEIGKGFEERVGERGMVVKDEWVDQRKILEHESVRGFLSHCGWNSLMESICAEVPILAFPVAAEQPLNAMLVVEELRVAERVVAASDGVARRGEVAEKVKELMEGEKGKELRRNVEVYGKKAKKALEEDVGSSWKNLKNLINEFCNNIGT